In one Streptomyces sp. NBC_01241 genomic region, the following are encoded:
- a CDS encoding DUF4126 domain-containing protein: protein MSVLPLVFTSGWASGINAYAVVLLLGVFGATGLSDEVPASLQRTDVLVVAGVLFLCEVVADKIPYVDSVWDSAHTVIRPVAGAVVAALLAGGSGSLPELAAGAVGGSTALMSHLVKAGTRMAVNTSPEPFSNIAMSTAEDLGVAGIVTFAIFHPLVAASIAGTLLLLGMVVLVFLASRIRRFLRRRAQRRAEKRLVGAGSPWPPG from the coding sequence GTGTCCGTACTCCCCCTGGTGTTCACAAGCGGCTGGGCGAGCGGGATCAACGCCTATGCGGTGGTCCTGTTGCTCGGTGTCTTCGGCGCGACCGGTCTCAGCGACGAGGTGCCCGCGTCGCTGCAGCGCACCGATGTCCTCGTCGTGGCCGGCGTGCTCTTCCTGTGCGAGGTGGTGGCGGACAAGATCCCGTACGTGGACTCGGTCTGGGACTCGGCGCACACCGTCATCAGGCCGGTCGCCGGGGCCGTCGTGGCGGCGCTGCTGGCCGGCGGGAGCGGTTCGCTGCCGGAACTCGCGGCCGGGGCCGTCGGCGGTTCCACCGCTCTGATGAGTCATCTGGTGAAGGCGGGCACCCGGATGGCGGTCAACACCTCCCCCGAGCCGTTCAGCAATATCGCGATGAGCACGGCCGAGGACCTGGGCGTCGCGGGAATCGTCACCTTCGCGATATTCCATCCGCTGGTGGCCGCGTCCATCGCCGGGACCCTGCTGCTGCTCGGCATGGTGGTACTGGTCTTCCTGGCCTCCCGGATCCGCCGGTTCCTGCGCCGCAGGGCGCAGCGCCGCGCGGAGAAACGCCTGGTGGGAGCCGGTTCGCCCTGGCCGCCGGGCTGA
- a CDS encoding phytoene desaturase family protein encodes MARIAVIGAGMGAMAAAARLAVAGHRVTVYERSDTFGGSVGRYAHDGFAFDTGPTLLHLPAVYRDLFVKTGKEPLERCVTMTQVDPASRHVFADGTAVSLPNASRAGVVAALDTALGGGAGAAWGEFLDRARDAWDRSRRPLLEEPLRSDWQVLGRDPYPALRRRRLLRPARRADTVAEIGAWELPDPRLAALLDGYALSYGLDPLRAPAAAALLPYMEETFGSWYVSGGIRALARAVYERCLARKVEFVFGGEVARVVEKDGRAAGVELVDGTVAEAAHVVLGARPHSGLVPGQELWRDGDVAVQPRPGHGVVPGRFLVLLSLRGARPGDAVHRTLVHPADGAAERAAVFGGRLADRPTVTVLRPDDPSTRPDDAHEAVTLMATVAPHGAVDWTDQVLRERCADALIEAAGAAVPGLRERLLHAEVRTPAETADDTGAEGGSVPAPALAGAQGAYLHPGNRTRLPGLYAAGGWSHPGGGLAHAGMSGALVAGLIVEGDGFRGSQ; translated from the coding sequence ATGGCACGTATTGCGGTGATCGGCGCCGGGATGGGCGCGATGGCGGCGGCCGCCCGGCTCGCCGTGGCAGGCCACCGGGTGACGGTGTACGAGCGGTCGGACACCTTCGGCGGCTCGGTCGGCCGGTACGCCCATGACGGCTTCGCCTTCGACACCGGTCCCACGCTGCTGCATCTGCCCGCGGTCTACCGTGACTTGTTCGTGAAGACGGGCAAGGAGCCGCTGGAGCGGTGCGTCACGATGACCCAGGTCGATCCGGCGAGCCGCCACGTCTTCGCGGACGGCACGGCGGTCTCGCTGCCGAATGCGTCACGGGCCGGGGTCGTCGCCGCTCTGGACACGGCGCTCGGGGGCGGCGCGGGCGCGGCCTGGGGCGAGTTCCTCGACCGGGCGCGCGACGCCTGGGACCGGTCCCGGCGTCCGCTCCTGGAGGAGCCGTTGCGCTCCGACTGGCAGGTGCTCGGCCGGGATCCGTATCCGGCGCTCCGGCGGCGCCGCCTGTTGCGCCCGGCCCGTCGGGCGGACACGGTGGCGGAGATCGGCGCGTGGGAGCTGCCGGACCCCCGGCTGGCCGCGCTTCTCGACGGGTACGCCCTGTCGTACGGGCTCGACCCGCTGCGCGCCCCGGCGGCCGCCGCCCTGCTGCCGTACATGGAGGAGACCTTCGGCAGTTGGTACGTCTCCGGCGGGATCCGGGCCCTGGCGCGGGCGGTGTACGAGCGGTGCCTGGCCCGGAAGGTGGAGTTCGTCTTCGGCGGCGAGGTGGCCCGGGTCGTGGAGAAGGACGGCCGGGCGGCAGGTGTCGAGCTCGTGGACGGGACGGTCGCCGAGGCCGCCCATGTGGTGCTGGGCGCCCGTCCGCATTCGGGCCTGGTGCCCGGTCAGGAGCTGTGGCGGGACGGCGATGTGGCGGTTCAGCCGCGGCCGGGGCACGGGGTGGTGCCGGGCCGGTTCCTGGTCCTGCTGTCGCTGCGCGGCGCCCGGCCGGGGGACGCCGTGCACCGGACCCTGGTCCACCCGGCGGACGGCGCGGCGGAGCGCGCGGCGGTGTTCGGCGGCCGGCTCGCCGACCGTCCCACGGTGACGGTGCTGCGCCCGGACGACCCGTCGACCCGCCCCGACGACGCCCACGAGGCGGTGACGCTGATGGCGACGGTCGCCCCGCACGGTGCGGTCGACTGGACGGACCAGGTGTTGCGCGAGCGGTGTGCCGACGCGCTGATCGAGGCGGCCGGCGCGGCCGTGCCCGGCCTGCGGGAGCGGCTGCTCCACGCCGAGGTGCGGACCCCGGCCGAGACGGCGGACGACACCGGCGCAGAGGGCGGTTCGGTGCCCGCGCCCGCGCTGGCCGGAGCACAGGGCGCGTATCTGCATCCGGGCAATCGCACCCGGCTGCCGGGGCTCTACGCCGCGGGCGGCTGGTCGCACCCGGGCGGCGGGCTCGCCCACGCGGGGATGTCGGGGGCGCTGGTCGCCGGGCTGATCGTGGAGGGGGACGGGTTCCGGGGCTCGCAGTGA